From Isachenkonia alkalipeptolytica, one genomic window encodes:
- a CDS encoding 2-oxoacid:acceptor oxidoreductase family protein, with product MTKRTEIRLTGSGGQGLILGGIILAEAALLDDLNAIQSQSYGPEARGGASKAEVIISDEEIYYPKIQNADVLLCLTRESYCKYIPDLKDDGILIIDSDVNFDNIETSYKIIQIPVIETATHEVGKIMVANIVALGVIQEATQVVSKKSLEEAVLKRVPPGTQDLNRLALQEGYKLVSSQSK from the coding sequence ATGACGAAACGTACAGAAATCCGATTGACAGGATCCGGAGGTCAAGGATTGATCCTTGGTGGAATTATTTTAGCAGAAGCTGCTTTATTAGATGATTTAAATGCAATTCAGTCTCAGTCCTATGGTCCTGAAGCAAGGGGCGGCGCCAGTAAAGCTGAAGTCATCATCAGTGATGAAGAAATATATTATCCCAAAATTCAAAATGCCGATGTGTTATTGTGTTTGACCAGAGAGTCCTATTGTAAATATATCCCGGACCTTAAAGATGACGGCATCCTAATCATCGACTCCGATGTGAATTTTGATAATATTGAAACCAGCTATAAAATCATTCAAATCCCTGTTATTGAAACAGCTACCCATGAAGTAGGTAAAATCATGGTCGCCAATATCGTAGCCCTAGGGGTTATTCAAGAAGCAACCCAAGTGGTAAGCAAGAAAAGCCTTGAAGAGGCGGTGCTAAAGAGAGTACCACCGGGCACACAGGATTTAAACCGTCTAGCTTTGCAAGAAGGATATAAGTTAGTTTCCAGCCAATCTAAGTAA